In bacterium, the genomic stretch TATTGGCACAGCCAGACAGGACTTTATTCCCAGTCGTGCCTCTTCCTTGTCAGAGGCATCACACCAAATAACGGGTTTCCCTTGAGAAATTGCCATTCCGACTATCCCCTTAAATGGATTATACTTATTGAATCTTTCTGGTTCCCCTAAGCCAAATCCTTTTGATGCCTTAAGTATCAACTTATTTTCATCCTCAAAGAGCATGAGAAATCCTATCCTGACCTTCAATAGCTTAACTGCTTTATCCAATACCTGACTTGATAGTACCTCCGGGTCAAGCAATGTCTCCATCTCATTGGTAATCTCGTAAATAAGGCTCAGTTCTTCATAAGCAGACGATAACTCCATCGTAAACTTTTCTAAATCACTTTCTAACTCCATAATTTTTTTATTAGAAGTATCATTGTTATTCATTATGATTCTCCTTTTTCAGCATTGAGTCGACCATCTCCACTATTTTCTTCGATGAGAATGGTTTTGAGGCAACTTCATCTGCACCAGACTTCTTTGCCTTTTGTATTTCATCATCCTGGCCAAGTGCTGTCAGGACAATCACAGGAATATTTTTGGTTTTTTCGCCTTGCTTCAATTTTGTGATCAGTTCATACCCATCTATTTTTGGCATACTCAGGTCTGTAATGACTAAATCCACAGGCTCTTTCTCTATGATGTTTAACGCCTCTTATCCATCCAGGGCAGTGGACACATCATATCCTGCCTCTGTTAAAGCATGTTCAAGTATTTTCCTTATATGTACCTCATCGTCTGCTATAAGTACTCTCTTTGCCATATAGGTTACCTCCTTCTTTTAATTTGTGTCTTTGTGGTTAATCATCCTAATGTCCAATAGAAGACTGCACCCTCATTTGGTTTTCCTTCTGCCTAGATGCGTCCGTTGTGGCGATAAATAATTCGTTGGACAGTAGCCAATCCAATGCCAATACC encodes the following:
- a CDS encoding response regulator — protein: MDLVITDLSMPKIDGYELITKLKQGEKTKNIPVIVLTALGQDDEIQKAKKSGADEVASKPFSSKKIVEMVDSMLKKENHNE